The following coding sequences are from one uncultured Desulfobacter sp. window:
- a CDS encoding PAS domain S-box protein, translating to MKKNYIIFFCSLITLVCISAYQYSVFLDNFLRGKMDQMLKVAQISGINMASDFNAFENELSILNSEPFINRILSNKIDTETIRRLKQFFFRNQGLVKKLVFFNDTQMVSTWKTPENHFHFEPVDGTADDENLNGSTFDASTAQLIVTADTDNPTGLYSALGIKAVLDLKMYTKELFKGFHLGKASWRFLTGSETFLIYADYSESVSGIDIDASKFKKADFQPVLAEINEGFQGTCENTIQFGGKQVKLITAYYPITLMSKQYGIIFSMDKITLLSSLGQIIVITVVISGCLISALIFLFTQINRRNQLINRQLEENQTKLLGDLNARKRVEKQLKQEIIISKSLGQSLRESEEKFRSIGVAAQDAIIMIDNDGLVSFWNDAATQILGYAADEMMSKNFHFIVVPEKYHDNYRKNFAIFQQTGKGRVVGKTLESLARKKSGEVIPVEVSLSAVKIDEKWNAIGILRDITKRKKTETELAEYRENLEALVRKRTKELEEAQKELLDKAMDAGRAQLSAMVLHNIGNAVTPLGVNLDRLRKSKIQQLSHYLRQCYNDLAVNRQDLTSYVNDHPRGIEVAAYMGRLIDDLEHERKKIAGILGSATTAIEYVSEVLSLQRSYAPESVEIREKVRLNQLVKDALKIQKATISANSIRVVEKLAPDLPLFSIEKNKLMQVMINFIKNSCDAIGENQEIGDHRITISTACQDQNISLTIADTGCGVEADNLKDIFEFGISTKGSSGFGLYYCKSFVEANNGELTLTSPGRNQGATVTMAFSLQK from the coding sequence ATGAAAAAAAATTATATTATTTTTTTTTGCAGCCTGATAACCCTGGTATGTATCAGTGCCTATCAGTATTCTGTTTTTCTGGATAATTTTCTTCGGGGAAAAATGGACCAGATGTTAAAAGTGGCCCAAATCTCCGGAATAAATATGGCTTCTGATTTTAATGCGTTTGAGAATGAACTCTCCATTTTAAACAGCGAACCGTTCATTAACCGGATTCTTTCCAATAAAATCGATACCGAAACCATCCGTAGACTGAAACAGTTTTTTTTCAGAAACCAGGGGCTGGTAAAAAAACTTGTTTTTTTCAACGATACGCAAATGGTCTCGACCTGGAAAACACCTGAAAATCATTTCCATTTTGAGCCTGTGGACGGTACCGCAGATGATGAAAATTTAAATGGAAGCACATTTGATGCATCGACGGCCCAGCTAATCGTTACCGCTGATACGGATAACCCTACCGGTCTATACAGTGCATTAGGCATCAAAGCAGTATTGGACCTGAAGATGTACACAAAAGAACTTTTTAAAGGATTTCACCTGGGAAAGGCATCCTGGCGATTTCTTACCGGTTCTGAGACATTCCTGATCTATGCGGACTATTCAGAGTCAGTGTCCGGGATTGATATTGATGCCTCTAAATTTAAAAAAGCCGATTTTCAGCCTGTTTTAGCAGAGATAAACGAGGGGTTCCAGGGAACCTGTGAGAACACGATCCAGTTCGGCGGCAAACAGGTAAAACTGATCACCGCCTATTATCCCATCACCCTGATGTCAAAGCAATACGGCATAATTTTTTCAATGGACAAAATTACGTTACTGTCCAGCCTGGGTCAGATTATTGTCATTACGGTGGTGATCTCCGGCTGTCTTATCAGTGCACTGATATTTTTGTTTACACAGATAAACAGGAGGAATCAGCTGATCAACCGGCAGCTTGAAGAGAATCAGACAAAACTGCTTGGGGATCTTAATGCAAGAAAAAGGGTTGAAAAACAGCTGAAACAAGAAATTATTATAAGTAAGTCGCTTGGGCAAAGCCTTAGAGAGAGTGAAGAAAAGTTTAGAAGCATAGGGGTGGCTGCCCAGGATGCCATCATTATGATCGATAACGACGGTCTTGTCTCATTCTGGAACGATGCCGCAACGCAGATTCTGGGATATGCTGCAGATGAAATGATGTCCAAAAATTTCCATTTTATTGTTGTTCCTGAAAAATACCATGACAATTATAGAAAGAATTTTGCAATTTTTCAACAAACCGGAAAAGGACGCGTCGTTGGAAAGACCTTGGAAAGTTTGGCCAGGAAAAAAAGCGGGGAGGTCATACCGGTAGAAGTTTCCCTTTCGGCGGTAAAAATAGATGAAAAATGGAACGCGATAGGAATTCTCAGGGATATTACGAAGAGAAAGAAGACAGAGACGGAACTGGCTGAATACCGGGAAAACCTTGAAGCGCTTGTTAGAAAAAGGACAAAAGAACTTGAAGAAGCTCAAAAAGAGTTGCTGGATAAGGCCATGGATGCCGGTAGAGCCCAGTTGTCGGCCATGGTTCTTCATAATATCGGAAATGCGGTGACACCGCTGGGCGTAAACCTGGATCGCCTGAGAAAAAGCAAAATACAACAACTGAGCCATTACCTGCGTCAATGCTACAATGATCTGGCAGTGAATAGGCAGGATCTTACCTCTTACGTCAATGACCATCCCAGGGGAATTGAGGTCGCCGCGTATATGGGCCGGTTGATAGATGATTTAGAACATGAGCGAAAGAAAATAGCCGGGATCCTGGGCAGCGCCACCACCGCCATTGAGTACGTGAGTGAAGTGCTCAGCCTCCAGCGAAGTTACGCACCGGAAAGCGTGGAGATTAGGGAAAAGGTGCGTCTTAATCAGTTGGTAAAAGATGCCCTGAAAATTCAAAAAGCCACCATTTCCGCCAACAGCATCCGTGTGGTGGAAAAACTGGCCCCAGACCTTCCCCTCTTTTCCATCGAAAAAAACAAGCTCATGCAGGTGATGATCAATTTCATTAAAAACAGCTGCGACGCCATTGGGGAAAATCAAGAGATTGGCGATCACCGGATTACCATTTCAACGGCGTGCCAGGATCAGAACATATCTTTGACGATAGCCGATACCGGCTGTGGTGTGGAAGCGGACAATCTGAAAGACATTTTTGAGTTCGGCATCTCCACCAAGGGATCATCAGGATTTGGGCTTTATTATTGCAAAAGTTTTGTGGAAGCTAATAACGGGGAGTTGACCCTTACAAGTCCCGGGCGGAATCAGGGCGCAACGGTCACTATGGCGTTTTCGCTTCAGAAGTGA